One window from the genome of Lathamus discolor isolate bLatDis1 chromosome 8, bLatDis1.hap1, whole genome shotgun sequence encodes:
- the RCN2 gene encoding reticulocalbin-2 isoform X2: MRLRPAVLALGLALAAVLGAAHGQHRADYDREALLGGQDEADEYARLSPEEQQRRLGAIVRKIDSDADGLLTKDELSSWIQQSFKHYVTQEAKQHFNDYDKDGDGLLSWKEYNMQMYDREIDFDENSVLEDQEEESFRQEKKRFEKANRDNVPDLNVDEFVAFEHPEEVEYMTDFVIQEALEEHDKDGDGFVSLEEFLGDYRRDPTAREDPEWILVEKDRFVNDYDKDNDGKLDPQELLSWIVPNNQGIAQEEALHLIEEMDLNDDKKLSEAEILKNQDLFLNSEATDYGRQLHDERFYHEEL, encoded by the exons ATGCGGCTGCGGCCGGCGGTGCTGGCGCTGGGCCTGGCCCTGGCCGCGGTGCTGGGCGCGGCGCACGGGCAGCACCGCGCCGACTACGACCGGGAGGCGCTGCTCGGCGGACAG GACGAGGCGGACGAGTACGCGCGGCTCAGCCCGGAAGAGCAGCAGCGGCGGCTGGGGGCCATTGTGAGGAAGATCGACTCGGATGCGGACGGCCTCCTCACCAAGG ATGAGCTGAGCTCCTGGATACAGCAGTCTTTTAAACATTATGTTACACAAGAAGCTAAGCAACACTTCAACGACTATGACAAAGATGGTGATGGATTACTGTCTTGGAAGGAGTATAATATGCAAATGTACGATCGTGAAATTGATTTTGATGAGAACTCTGTCCTGGAGGATCAGGAGGAAGAATCATTTCGACAG gagaaaaagcgTTTTGAGAAAGCTAATAGAGACAATGTTCCTGATCTAAATGTGGATGAATTTGTTGCTTTTGAACATCCTGAAGAAGTGGAGTATATGACG GACTTTGTCATTCAGGAGGCTTTAGAAGAGCATGATAAAGACGGTGATGGATTTGTTAGCCTGGAAGAATTCCTTGGTGATTACAGAAGAGACCCAA CTGCAAGGGAAGATCCAGAATGGATACTTGTGGAGAAGGATCGGTTTGTGAATGACTACGACAAGGATAATGATGGAAAACTCGACCCTCAAGAGCTGTTGTCTTGGATAGTACCCAATAATCAGGGTATTGCCCAAGAGGAG gctcTTCACCTTATTGAAGAAATGGATTTGAATGATGataaaaagctttctgaagcagaaatccTCAAGAACCAGGATTTGTTTCTTAACAGCGAAGCAACGGATTATGGCAGGCAGCTTCATGATGAACGTTTCTACCATGAAGAACTTTAG
- the RCN2 gene encoding reticulocalbin-2 isoform X1, whose product MRLRPAVLALGLALAAVLGAAHGQHRADYDREALLGGQDEADEYARLSPEEQQRRLGAIVRKIDSDADGLLTKDELSSWIQQSFKHYVTQEAKQHFNDYDKDGDGLLSWKEYNMQMYDREIDFDENSVLEDQEEESFRQLHLKEKKRFEKANRDNVPDLNVDEFVAFEHPEEVEYMTDFVIQEALEEHDKDGDGFVSLEEFLGDYRRDPTAREDPEWILVEKDRFVNDYDKDNDGKLDPQELLSWIVPNNQGIAQEEALHLIEEMDLNDDKKLSEAEILKNQDLFLNSEATDYGRQLHDERFYHEEL is encoded by the exons ATGCGGCTGCGGCCGGCGGTGCTGGCGCTGGGCCTGGCCCTGGCCGCGGTGCTGGGCGCGGCGCACGGGCAGCACCGCGCCGACTACGACCGGGAGGCGCTGCTCGGCGGACAG GACGAGGCGGACGAGTACGCGCGGCTCAGCCCGGAAGAGCAGCAGCGGCGGCTGGGGGCCATTGTGAGGAAGATCGACTCGGATGCGGACGGCCTCCTCACCAAGG ATGAGCTGAGCTCCTGGATACAGCAGTCTTTTAAACATTATGTTACACAAGAAGCTAAGCAACACTTCAACGACTATGACAAAGATGGTGATGGATTACTGTCTTGGAAGGAGTATAATATGCAAATGTACGATCGTGAAATTGATTTTGATGAGAACTCTGTCCTGGAGGATCAGGAGGAAGAATCATTTCGACAG CTtcatttaaaggagaaaaagcgTTTTGAGAAAGCTAATAGAGACAATGTTCCTGATCTAAATGTGGATGAATTTGTTGCTTTTGAACATCCTGAAGAAGTGGAGTATATGACG GACTTTGTCATTCAGGAGGCTTTAGAAGAGCATGATAAAGACGGTGATGGATTTGTTAGCCTGGAAGAATTCCTTGGTGATTACAGAAGAGACCCAA CTGCAAGGGAAGATCCAGAATGGATACTTGTGGAGAAGGATCGGTTTGTGAATGACTACGACAAGGATAATGATGGAAAACTCGACCCTCAAGAGCTGTTGTCTTGGATAGTACCCAATAATCAGGGTATTGCCCAAGAGGAG gctcTTCACCTTATTGAAGAAATGGATTTGAATGATGataaaaagctttctgaagcagaaatccTCAAGAACCAGGATTTGTTTCTTAACAGCGAAGCAACGGATTATGGCAGGCAGCTTCATGATGAACGTTTCTACCATGAAGAACTTTAG